One region of Edaphobacter bradus genomic DNA includes:
- a CDS encoding chitobiase/beta-hexosaminidase C-terminal domain-containing protein — protein sequence MKSTRSRNKSLGRRLALGVAAFLVGAVLSTASLHAQVNGEGLTPYLGWSTFSEQSVSPGFLTQANVQAQSDALKASELQQHGFVYINIDSGWQGSFDGNGRPIPNTTTFPDIQGLIAHIHANGQKVGIYWIPGIELPAIQGNYPILGTSYHTPDIAVTPHAPGNAFGATSGEPYHDKIDFTKPGAQEYINSIVALWSSWGVDFIKLDAVTPGSDNNSTSIDNRPDVAAYSKAIANSGRPMWLTVSWAMDQDYQSTWQQYANARRIDEDVECEGSCGPSLTNWPRILLRAYDDVAWEHSAGPTLGWNDLDSLDVVGASGTTTVATGLTNDEKMSATNIWLMANSPIYLGGDLTKLDSFATSAFTNDELLAVNQSGSPAVQMTGGFHQVWMSNPGSGFVYVALYNFNAFPDRVDVRWSDLGFNNATAVRDLWSQTDLGAFPGSFSAMVAPHGSRLLKVTPNGAITPVTGGTVYEAEAAALSGGTQVASCSSCSGGSKVGYIGGNAIVTFNNVNVPTAGVYRMEIDGMTQGPRTLEYSVNGAPGGSLNMGGGSYVLPQSSTVNVALSAGNNTIVFNNPSGYGADLDRIVISGDGKEFANTFTVYEGEAAAQAGSAVGAYNYSTRASGGAYIGGMGNGAGNTVTFNNVSVPSTGTYQLELDYVVDGQRTFYVSVNGGTPTVLNLSGNSWYDPVPYTMSVQLNGGSPNTIVFSNPNSGAYAPGLDLIAVSGGGNTAPIISVPSGTYTSVQNVTITDTTPGATIYYTKDGSTPSSASTQYTGPVTVRSSETLKAIAIAPNFPDSNIASATYVVNLTNIAPPMFTPPAGTYVGPQQIVLSDAVNGATIHYTTDGSAPTATSPVYSAPIVVTANETINAYATGSGYPDSPVVSASYIITLPTAATPTFTPVAGTYTSVQSVAIADATTGATIYYTTDGSTPTVNSSVYSNPLTVGANETIKAIAVASGYLTSAVGSAAYTINLPPPSIALSLNVPTMVISRGKSGTVTLTVTGQNGFSGTVNLACSGLPSGVSCSFNPSTLNISGSTAGTTTLTVTASNTVTASMAIIPAIFGLGFFAFNARRRRMVNLLAVLCLAALGFTMLSGCGGAAQPPVTTQATITVTSGAVTQKAPLLVTVQ from the coding sequence ATGAAATCTACCCGTTCCCGCAACAAATCTTTAGGAAGGCGCCTCGCTCTTGGCGTGGCTGCGTTTCTTGTGGGTGCTGTACTCAGCACAGCATCTCTGCATGCCCAGGTCAACGGAGAGGGGCTAACGCCCTATTTGGGCTGGAGCACGTTCAGCGAACAGTCCGTCAGCCCCGGCTTCCTGACACAAGCCAACGTCCAGGCCCAGTCCGACGCCCTGAAGGCATCCGAGCTTCAACAGCATGGCTTTGTCTATATCAATATCGATTCCGGCTGGCAGGGGAGCTTTGATGGCAACGGACGCCCCATCCCCAATACGACAACGTTCCCGGACATCCAAGGCCTGATCGCACACATCCACGCGAACGGCCAAAAGGTGGGTATCTACTGGATCCCTGGCATCGAACTGCCTGCGATTCAGGGTAACTATCCGATCCTCGGCACCTCGTATCACACCCCCGACATCGCAGTGACTCCCCACGCCCCGGGCAACGCCTTCGGAGCGACTTCCGGGGAGCCGTACCATGACAAGATCGATTTTACGAAGCCAGGTGCGCAGGAGTACATCAACTCCATCGTGGCGCTGTGGTCGAGTTGGGGCGTCGACTTCATCAAGCTCGACGCGGTGACACCAGGTTCCGACAACAACAGCACGAGTATCGACAATCGCCCCGACGTCGCTGCCTATTCGAAGGCCATCGCGAACAGCGGCCGGCCCATGTGGCTTACCGTGTCCTGGGCCATGGATCAGGATTATCAGAGCACCTGGCAGCAGTATGCCAATGCCCGGCGCATCGATGAGGATGTGGAGTGTGAGGGCAGCTGCGGACCGTCTCTCACCAACTGGCCACGTATCCTTCTGCGCGCGTATGACGACGTGGCCTGGGAGCACTCAGCCGGTCCAACCCTCGGCTGGAACGACCTGGACTCCCTGGATGTGGTGGGTGCGAGCGGCACGACGACCGTGGCCACCGGCCTCACGAACGATGAAAAGATGTCGGCGACAAATATCTGGCTCATGGCAAACTCGCCGATCTACCTCGGAGGAGACCTCACCAAGCTGGATAGCTTCGCAACTTCAGCTTTCACCAACGACGAACTTCTTGCGGTCAATCAGTCCGGCTCTCCCGCCGTGCAGATGACCGGCGGTTTCCACCAGGTCTGGATGTCCAATCCAGGCAGCGGGTTCGTCTACGTTGCGCTCTACAACTTCAACGCCTTTCCCGACCGCGTCGACGTTCGCTGGAGTGATCTCGGCTTCAATAACGCAACGGCTGTGCGTGATCTCTGGAGCCAGACCGACCTGGGCGCATTCCCAGGAAGCTTCAGCGCGATGGTGGCGCCGCATGGCTCCCGCCTGCTGAAGGTCACACCTAATGGGGCGATTACGCCGGTAACGGGCGGGACTGTCTACGAGGCGGAAGCGGCTGCCCTCTCGGGCGGTACCCAGGTCGCCTCGTGCTCCTCCTGCTCCGGCGGCTCAAAGGTCGGCTATATCGGCGGCAACGCGATCGTTACCTTCAACAACGTGAACGTTCCTACAGCCGGCGTCTACCGCATGGAGATCGACGGCATGACGCAGGGACCTCGAACGCTGGAGTACAGCGTCAATGGTGCACCGGGCGGATCTCTCAATATGGGCGGTGGCAGTTATGTGTTGCCGCAGAGTTCTACTGTCAACGTGGCGCTCAGTGCTGGCAATAACACGATCGTCTTCAATAACCCCTCCGGTTACGGCGCCGATCTCGACCGCATTGTTATCAGCGGCGACGGCAAGGAGTTTGCCAATACCTTCACCGTCTATGAAGGCGAGGCTGCGGCGCAGGCCGGGTCAGCCGTGGGGGCCTATAACTACAGCACGCGCGCTTCAGGCGGAGCCTACATCGGCGGCATGGGCAATGGCGCGGGCAATACCGTTACCTTCAACAACGTCAGTGTCCCGTCGACGGGCACATATCAGCTGGAACTCGATTATGTTGTCGATGGCCAGCGCACCTTTTATGTCTCGGTCAACGGAGGCACGCCTACAGTCCTCAATCTGAGCGGCAACAGCTGGTATGACCCCGTTCCCTACACGATGTCTGTTCAGTTGAACGGAGGAAGTCCCAATACCATCGTCTTCTCGAATCCGAACTCAGGCGCCTACGCTCCCGGGCTCGATCTGATCGCCGTCTCCGGAGGTGGCAACACCGCTCCGATCATCTCCGTTCCTTCGGGGACCTATACCTCGGTGCAGAATGTGACCATCACCGACACAACTCCCGGAGCGACGATTTACTACACGAAGGATGGCTCAACCCCATCTTCCGCATCGACGCAGTACACCGGCCCGGTCACGGTGCGCAGCAGCGAGACGCTCAAAGCCATCGCGATTGCTCCCAACTTCCCGGACAGCAACATCGCCTCAGCGACTTATGTGGTAAACCTCACCAACATTGCCCCACCGATGTTCACCCCACCGGCCGGGACCTACGTGGGACCGCAGCAGATCGTCCTCTCCGATGCAGTGAATGGTGCGACCATCCACTACACGACGGACGGTTCGGCCCCCACCGCGACCTCGCCTGTCTACTCTGCACCGATCGTAGTCACGGCGAACGAGACGATCAACGCATATGCCACGGGTTCCGGATACCCGGATAGCCCAGTAGTCTCCGCTTCGTACATCATCACCCTTCCCACGGCAGCAACCCCCACCTTCACTCCGGTCGCCGGCACCTATACATCGGTCCAGTCAGTCGCCATCGCCGATGCAACGACCGGGGCCACCATCTACTACACCACCGACGGCAGCACGCCGACGGTGAACTCGTCCGTGTACAGCAACCCGCTCACTGTGGGCGCCAATGAAACCATCAAGGCAATCGCGGTTGCGTCGGGCTACCTGACCAGCGCAGTCGGCTCCGCTGCGTACACCATCAACCTTCCCCCTCCCAGCATAGCGCTCTCGCTGAACGTGCCAACCATGGTGATCTCGCGCGGCAAATCTGGCACAGTCACCCTCACCGTGACCGGGCAGAACGGCTTCAGCGGCACCGTCAACTTAGCCTGCAGTGGCCTGCCGTCCGGCGTGTCCTGCAGCTTCAACCCATCGACCCTGAACATCTCCGGCTCCACTGCCGGAACGACCACTCTCACCGTCACCGCATCCAATACCGTCACTGCATCGATGGCGATCATTCCGG
- a CDS encoding sugar porter family MFS transporter, producing the protein MQAPSITTTRSVFIVPAEPGGYVWGIAIVAALGGLLFGYDWVVIGGAREFYEVYFHLSSPAIVGWANSCALIGCLIGSLAAGYLAERFGRRPILLVAAILFAVSSILTGWAHTFDAFIAWRITGGIAIGLASNVSPLYIAEISPAELRGRLVSLNQFAIVIGILLAQIANWQIARPTPSGLSEASLFATWNVQYGWRWMFTAVAVPAAIFTIASFFIPESPRWLLTHKRKDQADAVLTRVGGPFYARAEVANIEATVEAERLAEPSTWRELFRRPVRRILLIGVALAILQQWTGINVLFNYAAEVYRSAGYGSNDILLNIVITGAINLIFTILAMLLVDRVGRRWLMLFGCLGIGISHLLCAMAYHANWKGIAVLILTLSAIACYALTLAPVTWVLIAEIFPNRVRSQAISAAVSALWIASFALTYTFPILNRALTTGGIFCAYGLICLAGFVLVQLCVPETSGRSLEEIERSLTRQ; encoded by the coding sequence ATGCAGGCACCCTCCATCACGACAACCAGGTCAGTATTCATCGTCCCGGCTGAGCCAGGCGGCTACGTCTGGGGCATCGCCATCGTGGCGGCCCTGGGAGGCCTGCTGTTTGGCTACGACTGGGTCGTCATCGGGGGGGCGCGCGAGTTCTACGAGGTCTATTTCCACCTGTCCTCTCCCGCCATCGTCGGGTGGGCGAACAGCTGTGCCTTGATCGGCTGCCTGATCGGCTCGCTCGCAGCCGGTTATCTTGCGGAGCGCTTCGGAAGGCGGCCGATTCTTCTGGTCGCCGCGATCCTCTTCGCCGTCTCCTCGATCCTGACGGGATGGGCTCACACCTTCGACGCGTTCATTGCCTGGCGCATCACGGGAGGCATTGCGATCGGACTTGCTTCGAACGTCTCACCGCTCTACATCGCGGAGATCAGTCCCGCGGAGCTCCGCGGGAGGCTTGTGAGCCTGAACCAGTTCGCGATCGTCATCGGGATCCTGCTGGCACAGATCGCCAACTGGCAAATTGCCAGACCCACACCCTCCGGACTTAGTGAAGCTTCCCTCTTTGCTACCTGGAATGTTCAGTACGGCTGGCGATGGATGTTCACTGCGGTTGCAGTTCCAGCGGCTATTTTTACGATCGCCTCGTTCTTCATCCCCGAAAGTCCGCGTTGGCTGCTCACCCATAAACGTAAGGACCAGGCAGACGCTGTCCTCACCAGGGTCGGCGGACCGTTTTACGCGCGCGCGGAGGTAGCCAACATCGAGGCTACGGTCGAGGCAGAGCGCCTTGCGGAGCCGTCCACGTGGCGTGAGCTGTTTCGTCGTCCCGTGCGTCGTATCCTCCTCATCGGCGTTGCGCTGGCGATTCTCCAGCAGTGGACCGGGATCAACGTGCTGTTCAACTACGCGGCGGAGGTCTACCGCAGCGCTGGATACGGCTCAAACGACATCCTCCTGAACATTGTCATCACCGGCGCTATCAATCTGATCTTCACCATTCTCGCCATGCTGCTCGTCGACCGAGTCGGTCGGCGCTGGCTCATGCTATTCGGCTGCCTCGGCATCGGCATCTCGCACCTGCTCTGCGCCATGGCCTACCACGCGAACTGGAAGGGCATCGCCGTCTTGATCCTGACCCTCAGCGCGATTGCCTGCTACGCGCTGACGCTGGCTCCGGTGACCTGGGTACTGATCGCGGAGATATTTCCCAACCGCGTGCGGTCTCAAGCAATCTCCGCCGCGGTCAGCGCCCTCTGGATCGCCTCCTTTGCGTTAACGTACACATTTCCCATTCTCAATCGAGCGCTCACCACGGGAGGCATCTTCTGCGCCTACGGCCTGATCTGCCTTGCCGGGTTTGTTCTGGTCCAACTCTGTGTCCCGGAGACGAGTGGCCGTAGTTTAGAGGAGATTGAGCGCAGTCTTACCCGCCAATAG